In Leptospira saintgironsiae, one genomic interval encodes:
- a CDS encoding SRPBCC domain-containing protein has protein sequence MEIKYEIYIAAKPEQVWNILVSKEESSKIFHGCGIESDFKTGSNYAYIGPGLSGDKTVHVEGKILEIIPNKILSMTLLVGSVYGEHYKNFESRTVYSLEPYGKLTRLKLVNDQIKEGDPSYERSADGGWARVLSSMKSLAETGKPLELPMGED, from the coding sequence ATGGAAATCAAATACGAAATTTATATAGCAGCTAAACCAGAACAGGTTTGGAACATTTTAGTTTCTAAAGAAGAAAGTAGCAAAATTTTTCATGGATGTGGGATCGAATCTGATTTCAAAACAGGAAGTAATTACGCATACATCGGCCCTGGACTTTCGGGAGATAAAACAGTCCATGTAGAAGGAAAAATTTTAGAAATTATTCCGAACAAAATTCTATCAATGACTCTTTTAGTAGGTTCTGTATACGGAGAACATTATAAAAACTTTGAATCCAGAACAGTTTATAGCTTGGAACCTTATGGTAAATTAACCAGATTAAAACTTGTGAACGATCAAATCAAAGAAGGAGATCCTTCTTACGAACGTTCTGCAGATGGAGGATGGGCGAGAGTTTTATCTTCTATGAAAAGTTTAGCAGAAACAGGAAAACCTTTAGAACTTCCTATGGGAGAAGATTAA
- a CDS encoding ACP S-malonyltransferase encodes MAVANFLNEAKAQGNKLFLQFGGQGSPWLKELSKLYETDPSLKELFDTAFKALAEEVPSLRKDIISQGYDFESWIKNPESAPDENYLCSATVSIVGIFLTQTANYVSLVNKGFATSELIANASGATGHSQGIIPAVLIALGKEGADFYKEYTKFLKFVLYLGYRAQELYGIFNPSEEVLKGNEEIGDKQPAPMVAVIGYSAAELSERVQQTNTELGLSGTKAIYVSLFNTPDSNIVSGNPEALLALRKKFKAEMDEKKVKFVYLRTTAPFHCPIMDETEKTVPKDMERIGFSYKGSDLKIPVYSIFDGRNYQNEADISLPLFREVLIKALYWDKATTTFVKTPKLVGIDFGPSVVSQKLTQANLGTSENKIYSASSPKDIKVLLA; translated from the coding sequence ATGGCAGTAGCAAACTTTTTGAATGAAGCAAAAGCTCAAGGCAATAAACTATTTTTGCAATTTGGGGGCCAAGGTTCTCCTTGGTTGAAGGAACTTTCCAAACTTTACGAAACAGATCCTTCTTTAAAAGAATTGTTTGATACAGCTTTCAAAGCTCTAGCAGAGGAAGTTCCTAGCTTAAGAAAAGATATCATCTCTCAAGGATATGATTTCGAATCTTGGATCAAAAATCCAGAATCCGCTCCAGACGAAAACTATCTCTGCAGCGCTACAGTTTCTATCGTAGGTATCTTCCTTACACAAACAGCAAATTACGTCTCTTTAGTTAACAAAGGTTTCGCTACTTCTGAATTAATCGCAAATGCTTCTGGAGCAACCGGTCATAGCCAAGGGATTATTCCTGCAGTATTAATTGCATTAGGAAAAGAAGGCGCTGACTTCTACAAAGAATATACTAAGTTTTTGAAATTCGTTCTATATCTTGGATACAGAGCTCAGGAACTTTATGGAATTTTTAATCCTTCTGAAGAAGTTCTAAAAGGAAACGAAGAGATCGGAGACAAACAGCCTGCTCCAATGGTTGCAGTCATCGGTTATAGTGCTGCTGAACTTTCAGAAAGAGTTCAACAGACAAATACAGAGCTTGGGCTCAGCGGAACTAAAGCAATTTATGTTTCTCTATTCAATACTCCTGATTCAAATATCGTTTCTGGAAATCCAGAAGCTCTTCTTGCTCTACGCAAAAAGTTCAAAGCAGAGATGGATGAGAAAAAAGTAAAATTCGTCTACTTAAGAACTACTGCTCCTTTCCATTGCCCTATCATGGACGAGACTGAAAAAACTGTTCCAAAAGATATGGAAAGAATCGGATTCAGCTATAAAGGTTCTGATCTGAAAATCCCAGTTTATTCTATCTTTGATGGAAGAAATTACCAGAACGAAGCGGACATCAGTTTACCTTTATTCAGAGAAGTTCTGATCAAAGCTCTTTACTGGGACAAAGCAACGACTACTTTTGTTAAAACTCCTAAGTTAGTCGGTATCGATTTTGGACCAAGCGTTGTTTCTCAAAAACTAACCCAAGCAAACTTGGGAACTTCTGAGAACAAAATTTACAGCGCATCCAGCCCGAAAGACATTAAGGTACTTTTGGCTTAA
- a CDS encoding acyl-CoA thioesterase translates to MIITPIQTRWNDLDPFAHVNNARYMSYFEIGRVDYCSKKFNTKDIYDVPFLLARMEVDMLKAVELFHPIEVWTCVSKIGNKSWDFTSLIRHSETKEIFTKAKTVQVSYDHRNKTSIPIPDWIRKILEEDLEIFKTSFEKGN, encoded by the coding sequence ATGATTATCACTCCGATCCAAACCAGATGGAACGATTTGGATCCTTTCGCTCATGTGAATAATGCAAGATACATGTCTTATTTTGAAATAGGGCGAGTGGATTATTGTTCTAAAAAATTTAATACAAAAGATATTTATGATGTTCCATTCTTACTTGCGAGAATGGAAGTAGATATGCTCAAAGCGGTGGAACTATTTCATCCAATAGAAGTTTGGACCTGTGTTTCTAAAATAGGAAACAAGTCTTGGGATTTTACTTCTTTGATAAGACATTCGGAAACCAAAGAAATTTTTACCAAAGCAAAAACAGTCCAAGTATCTTACGATCATCGTAATAAAACTTCGATCCCGATCCCTGATTGGATCCGCAAAATTTTGGAAGAAGATTTGGAGATATTCAAAACATCTTTCGAAAAAGGGAATTGA
- a CDS encoding ABC transporter permease, with protein sequence MFRNIKWIFWKEVRVFFGTYLAPLVLGGTAFLNSLFVLILNFNSGTNYTETTIITFISFMSTMLIAMLIVAMGSITEEKNRGTLEFLFTAPISDMEIVVGKFLFGTFVCAIISIAVDGLFPMFLYFFWKAPLYIVASGTIGVFLLGLFTFAVGLFGSSLGKNQMISLLISIAILLTLWVIGYFSHLFDAATRSVLFHLHIFTHFISFSKGVLPLSSTVFFISGTIFFLYLTVKVLESRRWRG encoded by the coding sequence ATGTTTCGAAATATTAAATGGATCTTCTGGAAAGAAGTCAGGGTATTTTTTGGTACCTACTTGGCTCCTTTGGTTTTAGGCGGGACTGCGTTCTTAAATTCATTATTCGTATTGATCTTGAATTTTAACTCAGGAACAAATTATACCGAAACCACAATCATTACTTTTATCTCTTTTATGAGTACAATGTTGATCGCGATGTTGATCGTAGCAATGGGCTCTATCACGGAAGAAAAAAACAGAGGAACGTTGGAGTTCCTATTCACTGCTCCGATTTCAGATATGGAGATCGTAGTAGGTAAGTTTTTATTCGGAACATTTGTTTGTGCGATCATCTCAATCGCTGTGGATGGGCTCTTTCCTATGTTCCTTTATTTTTTCTGGAAAGCTCCTTTATATATCGTTGCTTCCGGAACTATCGGAGTCTTCTTACTCGGGTTATTTACTTTTGCAGTGGGATTATTCGGATCCAGTTTGGGCAAAAATCAAATGATCTCTCTTTTGATCTCAATTGCGATCTTGTTAACTCTATGGGTGATCGGATACTTCTCCCATTTATTCGACGCTGCAACAAGAAGTGTTTTATTTCACTTACATATATTCACTCACTTTATCAGTTTTTCAAAAGGAGTGCTCCCTTTGAGCAGTACCGTTTTCTTTATCAGCGGAACGATCTTCTTTTTGTATCTGACCGTAAAAGTTTTGGAATCTAGGAGATGGAGAGGATGA
- a CDS encoding UDP-N-acetylmuramate--L-alanine ligase → MKIHLIGIGGIAMGNLASMLRSLGHEVSGSDAGVYPPMSDKLKEWGIPYSEGFDAERVKGKDLIVVGNAISRGNPEVEEVLNSGLEYVSMSAALERYILAGKKVVVVAGTHGKTTTTFLIHHLLKEVGLNPGLFVGGIRKDGFPGFEFTNGNYFVIEGDEYDTAFFDKASKFLHYRPTYAVLNALDFDHADIFKDIGEIETMFSRLLRLVPGNGKVYYWAGASNLKRICGEASKFIKSEAFEFNKKDSILTWKKGELYSGERLLRPGFFGNHNYRNAEVALRVCEEILKKENIPKAKEKLLDALESFPGVKRRQEILFESAKSILIEDFAHHPVAVEETIRSVKQRFPGFKIISLFEPRSATSHRNVFQKEYSFAFKGSAVTMITEIYNLKKVSKDSRLDVKKLILKLPKHSGTLPFYCKDPKDLVQKVRKILPQFEKDKILILAMSNGAFGGIYPSLKELVGSRK, encoded by the coding sequence TTGAAAATCCATCTGATAGGGATAGGCGGGATCGCAATGGGAAACCTGGCTTCTATGTTAAGAAGTCTAGGTCATGAAGTTTCCGGTTCTGATGCTGGAGTATATCCTCCGATGTCCGATAAATTAAAAGAGTGGGGAATTCCTTACTCCGAAGGTTTTGATGCAGAAAGAGTCAAAGGTAAAGATTTAATTGTAGTTGGAAACGCGATCTCCAGAGGAAACCCTGAGGTAGAAGAAGTCCTAAATTCAGGATTGGAATATGTTTCCATGTCCGCAGCATTAGAAAGATATATTCTTGCTGGAAAAAAAGTAGTAGTGGTTGCGGGAACTCATGGCAAGACAACGACCACATTCTTAATTCATCACTTACTGAAAGAAGTTGGATTGAATCCTGGATTATTCGTAGGTGGAATTCGTAAGGACGGATTTCCTGGTTTCGAATTTACAAACGGAAACTATTTCGTAATCGAAGGGGACGAATACGACACTGCATTTTTCGATAAGGCTTCTAAGTTTTTACATTATAGACCTACATATGCAGTGTTGAATGCATTAGATTTTGATCATGCAGATATATTCAAAGATATCGGAGAGATCGAAACAATGTTTTCTAGATTGCTCAGACTTGTACCTGGAAATGGAAAAGTATATTACTGGGCCGGTGCTTCAAATCTAAAACGAATTTGTGGAGAAGCTTCCAAATTCATAAAATCAGAAGCATTTGAATTTAACAAAAAGGATTCAATTCTCACTTGGAAGAAGGGAGAATTATACTCTGGAGAGAGACTTCTCCGCCCAGGATTTTTCGGAAATCATAATTATAGAAATGCAGAAGTTGCTCTCAGGGTTTGCGAAGAAATATTAAAAAAAGAGAATATTCCTAAAGCCAAGGAAAAACTGTTGGATGCCTTGGAATCCTTTCCAGGTGTAAAACGTAGACAAGAGATATTATTCGAATCTGCCAAAAGTATTCTGATCGAGGACTTTGCCCATCATCCTGTCGCGGTAGAAGAAACTATCCGTTCCGTTAAACAGAGATTTCCTGGTTTTAAAATTATCAGTTTGTTTGAGCCAAGAAGCGCTACTTCTCATCGAAACGTTTTTCAAAAGGAATATTCTTTTGCGTTTAAGGGTTCTGCGGTAACCATGATTACCGAAATTTATAATTTGAAAAAGGTCTCTAAAGATAGCCGTTTGGACGTGAAAAAGCTGATTCTGAAACTTCCAAAACATTCTGGTACCCTTCCATTTTACTGCAAGGACCCCAAGGATCTGGTCCAGAAAGTTCGGAAAATCCTTCCCCAATTCGAGAAGGATAAAATCCTGATCCTAGCCATGTCCAATGGGGCTTTCGGCGGAATTTATCCTTCATTGAAGGAATTGGTCGGATCTAGAAAATGA
- a CDS encoding ABC transporter ATP-binding protein, giving the protein MIKVRNLSKFYGEKLAIDRLNFELKEGEIVGLLGLNGAGKTTTIRILTGYLMATDGLCEFNGLNTFEHPIDVKKKIGYLPETPPLYPELTVSEYLTFAARIKQISEEDIPSELNRVLGLTDLTQVKEKVIETLSLGFRKRVGIAQAILGNPEIIIMDEPISGLDPKQIVEIRNLIHGLKEKHTILLSSHILPEVYKTCNRFLFLHKGRLVYQCDRQELEREMENLSGLEVTLSGKSRSETESYLSGVASKLGATFKFVGEDSVGSTFLINTSSERKFKEELYSGISSSGILPEFIRKQDVTLEQIFMNKV; this is encoded by the coding sequence ATGATAAAAGTAAGGAACCTTTCCAAATTTTACGGAGAGAAATTAGCCATTGATCGCCTGAATTTCGAACTCAAAGAGGGAGAAATTGTAGGCTTACTTGGCCTTAACGGTGCAGGAAAAACAACCACGATCCGGATACTCACTGGTTACCTAATGGCGACCGATGGGTTATGCGAGTTCAACGGACTTAACACATTCGAACATCCTATTGATGTAAAGAAGAAGATCGGTTATCTTCCGGAAACTCCTCCTTTGTATCCTGAATTAACTGTGAGTGAGTATCTCACTTTCGCAGCTCGGATCAAACAGATCTCAGAAGAAGATATTCCTTCCGAGCTGAATCGAGTTTTAGGTCTTACTGATCTTACTCAAGTAAAAGAAAAGGTGATCGAAACTCTTTCTTTAGGATTCAGAAAGAGGGTAGGGATTGCTCAGGCTATTTTAGGAAATCCTGAAATTATTATCATGGATGAACCTATTTCAGGCTTGGACCCGAAACAAATAGTAGAAATTCGTAATCTAATTCATGGTTTGAAGGAAAAGCATACAATTCTTCTTTCTAGCCATATTCTTCCTGAAGTTTACAAAACATGTAATCGATTCCTTTTCTTGCATAAAGGAAGATTGGTATACCAATGTGATCGCCAGGAATTGGAAAGAGAGATGGAAAATCTTTCTGGTCTCGAAGTAACCTTGTCCGGAAAATCCAGATCGGAAACCGAATCCTATTTGAGCGGTGTTGCAAGCAAGTTAGGTGCGACATTCAAATTCGTGGGAGAAGATTCGGTAGGTTCTACATTCTTGATCAACACTTCTTCCGAAAGAAAGTTTAAAGAAGAATTATATTCGGGAATTTCTTCTTCCGGTATCCTGCCTGAATTTATTCGCAAGCAGGATGTGACCTTAGAACAAATCTTTATGAACAAGGTTTAA
- a CDS encoding DUF4340 domain-containing protein, giving the protein MRNKLYLLGLVVVLLFLAFFLLEKTKEDSTEIEYWKLSLDRIEYYPPTEQWVERTGDKFYSKPFTIFVKEGIKKREKFFSVLNKDTETGKDIEYEGGYNSENTVRDFATYRVKGTEEVLEGIQIKESLQLGEDSPKLVFYSGSTSKTLRIGKKHSLGSTRVVLHEGQIRNILTSSSYLFDRFQKGPQDFRQKSILTLNKEYVKEISYIDESGTSIRIDNTPFESNSIKKNFWRRLSGEIILLEPKLGEDLYRFMTGLKVETFPDDENGAGFGIGNILAPNAEKSEFSLASVKVLISDGNEIVYRFHKETSIGDKKLTPVVRIINSNFKEPPVYVIANAFTQIQAAANAIKDAKAIVKPAKGKTGNTSRKK; this is encoded by the coding sequence ATGCGAAATAAACTCTATCTACTCGGCCTAGTTGTTGTTTTACTATTTCTGGCCTTCTTCTTATTAGAAAAAACAAAAGAAGATTCAACTGAAATAGAATACTGGAAACTTTCTTTAGATCGTATCGAATACTATCCCCCTACCGAACAGTGGGTAGAAAGAACCGGAGACAAATTTTATTCTAAACCTTTTACGATCTTTGTGAAAGAAGGGATCAAGAAGAGAGAAAAATTTTTTTCAGTATTGAACAAAGATACTGAAACAGGAAAAGATATAGAATACGAAGGCGGTTATAATTCTGAAAATACCGTCAGAGATTTTGCGACTTATAGAGTAAAAGGAACGGAAGAAGTTTTAGAAGGAATTCAAATTAAAGAATCCTTACAATTAGGAGAGGACTCTCCTAAATTAGTTTTTTATTCCGGCAGTACTTCTAAAACTTTAAGGATCGGAAAAAAACATTCTTTAGGTTCTACTCGAGTGGTCTTGCATGAAGGGCAGATCCGTAATATTCTAACTTCTTCTTCTTATCTGTTTGATAGATTCCAAAAAGGTCCTCAGGATTTCCGTCAAAAAAGTATCCTGACCTTGAATAAGGAATATGTAAAAGAAATTTCTTATATAGATGAGAGCGGGACTTCTATCCGTATCGATAATACACCGTTCGAATCCAATAGTATCAAAAAGAATTTCTGGCGCAGACTTTCCGGAGAGATTATCTTACTAGAGCCAAAGCTTGGAGAAGATCTCTACAGATTTATGACCGGTTTAAAGGTAGAAACTTTTCCGGATGATGAGAATGGCGCGGGATTCGGTATTGGGAATATTCTAGCTCCAAACGCGGAGAAGTCTGAATTTTCTTTAGCGAGTGTAAAGGTTTTGATTTCCGATGGGAACGAGATCGTATATCGTTTTCATAAGGAAACAAGTATAGGAGATAAAAAACTAACTCCTGTGGTCCGAATTATAAATTCTAATTTTAAAGAACCTCCGGTTTATGTAATAGCAAATGCATTTACTCAGATCCAAGCTGCGGCAAACGCAATCAAAGATGCAAAGGCGATTGTAAAACCTGCTAAAGGCAAAACAGGAAATACTTCTCGGAAAAAATAA
- the pheS gene encoding phenylalanine--tRNA ligase subunit alpha yields the protein MNLSEELDKIFEEANRLIGSSVDEADLDKNKNEYLGKKGKLTSVLKNLASLSIEEKKTVGQKANDLSKSLEEIVSKTRENLKTKGFKEQSEKEWFDVLRPLGEAEPGTLHPITKIQYEIEDIFTSMGFEIWDGPEVETDFNNFGALNFTDDHPARDMQDTFYLENGNLLRTHTSAIQVRALRKLKPPFKIIGPGRVFRYEEVDASHETSFYQIEGMVVGKDISAGNMLYTMEVLLSKVFEKEVKTRLRPGFFPFVEPAFELDINCQVCGGSGCSVCKQSGWLELMPCGLVHPNVFKLNGLDPQEWTGFAFGLGLDRLVMMKYGIHDIRYLHSGNLRFLKQF from the coding sequence ATGAATCTATCGGAAGAATTAGACAAAATTTTTGAAGAAGCAAATCGTTTGATCGGATCTTCCGTAGACGAAGCGGATCTAGACAAAAATAAGAATGAGTACCTTGGTAAAAAAGGAAAGCTTACTTCAGTACTTAAAAACCTGGCTTCTTTATCTATAGAAGAAAAGAAAACTGTAGGTCAAAAGGCAAATGATCTTTCTAAAAGTTTGGAAGAGATTGTTTCGAAAACTAGAGAAAATCTAAAGACCAAAGGTTTTAAAGAACAATCTGAAAAAGAATGGTTCGATGTTCTTCGTCCTTTGGGTGAAGCTGAACCAGGCACATTACATCCTATTACAAAAATACAATATGAGATCGAGGACATTTTCACCTCGATGGGTTTTGAGATCTGGGATGGACCAGAAGTAGAAACAGATTTTAATAATTTTGGTGCCTTAAATTTTACTGATGATCACCCTGCTAGAGATATGCAGGATACTTTCTATTTAGAAAATGGAAACCTTCTCCGCACACATACTTCTGCGATCCAAGTTCGTGCATTAAGAAAATTGAAACCGCCTTTCAAGATCATTGGACCCGGTCGTGTATTCCGTTACGAAGAAGTGGACGCTTCTCATGAAACATCTTTCTATCAGATAGAAGGTATGGTAGTTGGGAAAGATATCTCCGCGGGCAATATGCTTTATACGATGGAAGTCCTACTTTCCAAAGTTTTTGAAAAAGAAGTAAAAACAAGATTAAGACCTGGATTTTTCCCATTCGTAGAACCTGCATTCGAGTTAGATATTAACTGTCAGGTTTGTGGAGGAAGTGGTTGCTCCGTATGTAAACAATCGGGTTGGTTAGAATTAATGCCTTGCGGTTTGGTTCACCCTAATGTTTTCAAACTGAACGGTTTAGATCCTCAAGAATGGACTGGATTTGCATTCGGACTCGGACTTGATAGATTGGTAATGATGAAATACGGAATTCATGATATCCGTTATTTACATTCAGGCAATCTAAGATTCTTAAAACAATTCTAA
- a CDS encoding helix-turn-helix domain-containing protein: MKTDLNRPRGIIKSITGENWSLTRSAPSKGLSFFVEHYWSVRWDMREAGPMVQENLPHPSVHLVFEKENTKIFGVVSGRFAQRLEGEGSVFGIKFKPGAFYPFYKKSVSEITDKTIRIEEVFGIPTEPLEREVFELDSESDRVQFAENFLYDRLPEEDKTITWINELTEKVSNDRSILKVEDMVKLSGMNKRSLQRIFNQYVGVSPKWVINRYRMFEILDRITKDTDWVELALELGYFDQAHFIKDFKRMVGKSPEEYSKSIPES, encoded by the coding sequence TTGAAAACAGACTTAAACAGACCGAGAGGGATCATCAAATCCATTACAGGAGAGAATTGGAGTTTAACAAGAAGTGCTCCTTCTAAGGGTTTAAGTTTTTTCGTAGAACATTATTGGTCTGTTCGTTGGGACATGAGAGAAGCAGGACCAATGGTACAAGAAAATCTTCCTCATCCTTCTGTTCATTTGGTATTTGAAAAAGAGAATACTAAAATTTTCGGAGTGGTTAGCGGTAGGTTCGCACAAAGGTTAGAAGGAGAAGGTAGTGTATTCGGGATTAAATTTAAACCCGGTGCATTCTATCCTTTTTATAAAAAATCAGTTTCTGAAATCACTGATAAAACAATTCGAATAGAAGAAGTTTTTGGAATTCCAACAGAACCTTTAGAAAGAGAAGTATTTGAATTAGATTCTGAATCAGATCGTGTACAATTTGCAGAAAATTTTTTATACGATAGGCTTCCAGAAGAAGATAAAACGATCACCTGGATTAACGAGCTAACCGAAAAAGTTTCCAATGATAGATCTATATTAAAAGTAGAAGATATGGTGAAACTTTCTGGAATGAATAAACGATCTTTGCAAAGGATATTCAACCAGTATGTGGGAGTTAGTCCTAAATGGGTGATCAATCGATATAGAATGTTCGAGATCTTGGATCGTATTACCAAAGATACGGACTGGGTCGAGTTAGCACTCGAATTGGGATACTTTGACCAGGCCCATTTTATAAAAGATTTCAAAAGAATGGTAGGTAAAAGTCCGGAAGAATATTCCAAAAGTATTCCCGAATCTTAA
- a CDS encoding Gldg family protein has translation MKSNLISRILSWASIVLLLLFFPIYESFSSAGLRWATSIIVLSVIAGSGFLSYIGSKKEDKEINLLISSGLGIISLGIYFLRVYLEDLSLQKGGTAPVWITNFREFLLVFLVLFVLGSVFLGILREWERSSFENQSSLKGRKQSLVRDFFLGTGILLLILILANYISVMRNHNFDLSSKGVHSFSIEAKKILKEIPEGAEVDVIAFYPRPLDSTARNADGSSSLALKRIRPDLEILLSQMVSIHPGFKVKFINADVELDEIAEFGQVSNGNILIRFRKAGATAGPYPEQKVGVKDKSELEDLERRLVQAFMNVTTKERKVYFTEANGERYSQTFQNLPNEKLVRFADALSFLNFKSTGIGFQNNWPSKIPDDAEFLVIAGPTVPFSPEAKVSILDFVFKKKGKLFITIEQRGGESFDWLLQEAGYSFAKGNLSQSPGRAPGLILTKAFRDHAIEESLSKKDTGIVFPYGGYFEQKPSSNPSDMKLDASILLETGGDVYIDKNGNGKQEKEEEKKNLPIALVLKTKAAAPVIPAADPNAPPTTLPETKSEDEGRIVIYSGTSWITNQYIPYEANYELAGASVTWMYQDVSLPAIAPKKEEIETVSLTDGQKRAVWILGMFLFPGLIAGLGSIYVIKRKKAGQKDAK, from the coding sequence ATGAAATCAAATCTAATTTCCAGAATTCTTTCCTGGGCATCGATCGTATTATTATTACTCTTCTTCCCGATTTATGAATCTTTTTCAAGTGCGGGGCTCAGATGGGCGACTTCAATCATCGTTTTATCTGTCATTGCTGGATCTGGATTTTTATCCTATATAGGATCCAAAAAAGAAGATAAAGAAATCAATTTACTCATTTCTTCCGGACTCGGAATTATATCTTTGGGAATTTATTTCCTGAGAGTTTATCTGGAAGATCTTTCTTTGCAAAAAGGTGGAACAGCTCCTGTTTGGATCACAAACTTTAGAGAATTCCTTTTGGTATTCTTAGTTCTTTTTGTATTAGGAAGTGTATTCTTAGGAATATTAAGAGAATGGGAAAGAAGTTCTTTTGAGAATCAATCCAGTCTTAAGGGAAGAAAACAAAGCCTTGTTCGAGACTTTTTCCTCGGAACAGGGATACTTCTTCTTATTTTAATATTAGCGAATTATATTTCTGTAATGAGAAATCATAATTTCGATCTAAGCTCCAAGGGAGTTCATTCCTTCTCCATTGAAGCTAAAAAGATCTTAAAAGAAATTCCAGAAGGGGCAGAAGTAGACGTAATCGCTTTTTATCCACGCCCACTCGATAGCACTGCAAGAAATGCAGATGGAAGTTCTTCTTTAGCTCTAAAAAGAATTCGCCCCGATCTTGAAATTTTACTCAGCCAAATGGTTTCTATCCATCCTGGATTCAAAGTAAAATTTATCAATGCAGATGTGGAGTTGGACGAGATCGCTGAATTTGGACAAGTCTCCAATGGAAACATTTTGATACGTTTTCGTAAAGCGGGTGCAACAGCTGGACCTTATCCTGAACAAAAGGTCGGAGTAAAAGATAAATCCGAATTAGAAGATTTGGAAAGAAGATTAGTCCAGGCTTTTATGAACGTTACCACAAAGGAACGTAAAGTTTACTTCACAGAAGCGAATGGAGAGAGATATTCTCAGACTTTCCAAAATCTTCCGAATGAAAAACTAGTTCGTTTTGCAGATGCATTATCCTTTTTGAATTTTAAATCTACAGGGATTGGTTTCCAAAACAATTGGCCTTCTAAAATCCCGGATGATGCAGAATTTTTAGTTATAGCAGGACCTACTGTTCCATTCTCTCCAGAGGCAAAAGTTTCTATTTTAGATTTTGTTTTTAAGAAGAAGGGAAAACTTTTCATTACTATCGAACAAAGAGGCGGAGAAAGTTTTGATTGGCTCTTGCAAGAAGCAGGTTATTCTTTTGCAAAGGGAAATCTTTCTCAAAGTCCAGGTAGGGCTCCAGGTTTGATCCTTACAAAGGCATTCAGAGATCATGCGATCGAAGAATCACTTTCTAAAAAAGATACCGGTATCGTATTCCCTTACGGAGGATATTTCGAGCAGAAACCTTCTTCGAATCCTTCTGATATGAAGTTAGATGCCTCTATCCTTTTGGAAACGGGTGGAGATGTTTATATAGATAAGAACGGAAATGGAAAACAAGAGAAGGAAGAAGAGAAAAAAAATCTTCCGATCGCTTTGGTATTAAAGACTAAAGCAGCAGCTCCTGTTATTCCAGCTGCAGATCCGAATGCACCTCCTACGACCTTGCCTGAAACAAAATCAGAAGACGAGGGCAGGATCGTGATCTATTCGGGAACTTCTTGGATTACGAACCAATATATTCCTTATGAAGCAAACTATGAACTTGCTGGCGCTTCGGTGACTTGGATGTACCAAGATGTTAGTCTTCCTGCGATCGCTCCTAAAAAAGAAGAGATCGAAACAGTTTCTTTAACAGACGGACAGAAAAGAGCAGTTTGGATTTTGGGAATGTTCTTATTCCCTGGACTCATTGCAGGTCTTGGATCCATTTACGTAATTAAACGCAAAAAGGCCGGACAGAAAGATGCGAAATAA